GTCGGCGCGCCCAGCTGGGCCATCTCGCGGGCGGCGAAGGTCTCCACTGTGCCGAACACGCCGGCGCGCAGGTCTCGGCCGAGGGCCATCGACGTCCGGGCACCGTAGTAGACCGCGATGATCGTGCACACGACCTGCAGGAACGTGATGGCCAGCATCACGACGCCGGTGCGGACGATGAAGCCGGTGTCGCCCAGCACGACGCCCCGGTCGATGATGTCGGCGTTGAGGCCGGGCAGGTACAGGTTGGCCAGCGTCTGGACGAGCTGGAAGAACAGCACCACCGCGATCGGACGCTTGTACGGCGCGAGGTACGTCCTCAGCAGCGGCAGAAGCATTGCCTCAGGCTATCTCGGCGCCCCGCCGTCGGCCGCGTGGGCGACGTCGTCCGTTCCGACCGCCCCCCCGCTGGGGTTTCCCAGGAGAACCCCGAAAGCCGGCACCTCGCCCCTGTCGCGACCAGTGGGAAGCGTCCGGTCCGGGGGTTCTCCTGGGAAACTGCGCCGCGTCGCCGGTCAGACGACGAGGTTGAGCGCCAGCACCACGACCAGGCCGCTGACCGACAGGACGGTCTCCATGATCGACCAGCTCTTGATCGTCTGGCCGACGGTCAGGCCGAAGTACTCCTTGACCAACCAGAACCCTGCGTCGTTGACGTGCGAGAAGAACACCGAGCCGGCACCGATCGCGAGGACGAGCAGCGACACCTCGCCGCTCGGCAGGTCCGCGGCGATCGGCACCATGATGCCCGCGGCGGTGATCGTGGCGACGGTGGCGGAGCCGGTGGCCACGCGGATGACGACCGCCACGAGCCAGGCGATCAGCAGGACGGACACCCCGCTGTCACGGACGAAGTCGGCCACGACCTCGGCGATCCCGGTGTCGACGAGCGTCTGCTTGAAGCCGCCGCCCGCGCCGACGATGAGGATGATGCCGGCGATCGGCGGCAGCGAGCTGCTCAGCACGTCGGACACGTCCTCCTTGGACATGCCCGTGCCGATGCCGAACGTGAACACGGCCACCAGGACCGCGATGAGCAGGGCGACGAACGGCTCGCCGATGAAGTCCAGGATGCTGCGCAGCGTCGTGCCGTCGTCGACCGCGATGTCGCCGAACGCCTTGCCCATCATCAGCACCACCGGCAGCAGGACCGTCGCCAGGGTGATGCCGAAGCTCGGTCGGCGCTCGCGCTTCTCGGTCGACGCGTCGTACAGGTCACCGGCCGGAACCGGCACCCAGCGGTCGGCGAAGCGCGCGAAGACCGGGCCGGCGAGCACGATCGTCGGGATCGCGACGAGGACGCCGAGGCCGAGCGTCAGGCCCAGGTTGGCGTCCACCAGGTCGATCGCCGCGAGAGGACCGGGGTGCGGCGGCACGAAGCCGTGCATCGCGGACAGTCCCGCGAGTGCGGGAATGCCCAAGGAGATGATCGACCGCTCCGCACGCTTGGCGACCAGGAAGATGACCGGCATCAGCAGCACGAGGCCGATCTCGAAGAACATCGGCAGACCGATGATCGCGCCGATCGCGGCCATCGACCACGGCAGCATGCGCTGGCTCGAGCGCCCCACGATCGTGTCGACGATCTGGTCCGCGCCGCCGGAGTCGGCGAGCAGCTTGCCGAACATCGCACCGAGTGCGATCAGCACGCCGACACCGGACACGGTGCTGCCCACGCCCGCGCTGAAGCTCGCGACGACGTCGAGCATCGCCCGTCCGGCGATCGCGCCGACCGTCAGGGCACCGAGGATCAGGGCCAGGAACGGGTGGAGCTTGAAGTAGGTGATCGCGATGACCAGCACCGCGATCCCGATCAGCGCGGCGGCGATGAGCTGCCCGGTGCCGGCGACGGCCTCGACGGGCTCGGGTGCTGCGGCGGTGGCGAGTGCGGCCAGATTCATGCGTCGTCTCCTTCGGACAGTCCGGCGCGGGCGATGAACGCGTCGACGATCTCGGCCGGGTTCGGGGTGATGTCGAACGCCCAGCCGCGCTCGTCGTCCTGCAGCGGCTCGAGCGTCTCCTCCTGCGACTGCAGCAGGGACGAGGGCATGAAGTGCTCGCGGTGGTCCATGCGGGACTTGATGAGGTCGTGGCCACCGGTGAGGTGCAGGAAGACGACGCGCGGTGCGGCGTCGACGAGAACGTCGCGGTAGGCGCGGCGCAGGGCCGAGCAGCTCACGACACCGCCGGACCCGTCGTGGTCGGCCAGCCAGCGGCCGATGTCCTCGAGCCACGGCCAGCGGTCCTCGTCCGTCAGCGGCGTGCCGGCGGACATCTTGGCGATGTTCGCCTCGGAGTGGAAGGCGTCACCGTCCTCGTACTCGATGCCGAACCGGTCGGCCAGCTCGTGACCCACGGCGGACTTCCCCACCCCGGAGATGCCCATGACGACGACCAGTGGTGTAGCTCCCATGCCCGGCACACTATGCCTGGACGCGCCGGCGACGGGCAGCGACACCCCGACCGGTGCCTACAGCAGGTCCTTGAGCTCCTTGGGCAGCTCGAAGTCCTGACCGCCCTGGGCGGGGAAGCCGAAGGCGTTGGCGCCCTCGTTCTTCGGGGCACTGGTCGCCTGGGCGGCACGCTTCGCGGGGTTGCCCGAGACGCGCTTGCCCTTCTTCTTCTGCTGCGGCTTCTGCTTCGCGCCGGCCCGCTTGCCGGGCATCCCGGGGATGCCGGGCATGCCCGGGATCCCGCCGCCCTTGGCCATCTGCTGCATCATCTTCTGCATCCCGAAGAACTGGTCGACCAGGCTGTTGACGTCCTTGACCTCGGTGCCCGAGCCCTTCGAGATCCGCAACCGGCGGGAGCCGTCGATGATCTTGGGGTTGTCGCGCTCGGCCGGCGTCATGGACTTGATGATCGCCTTGATCTTGTCGAACTGGCGCTCGTCGAAGTTGTTGATCTGCTCCTTGTACTGCCCCATGCCGGGGATCATGCCCATGACCTTGGACATCGAGCCCAGCTTGGCGATGCCCTCGAGCTGCTTGAGCAGGTCGTCCATCGTGAACGAGCCGCCCATGAGCCGCTCGGCGTCCTTGGCGGCCTGGTCGGCGTCGAACGCCTTCTCGGCCTGCTCGATCAGGGTGAGCATGTCGCCCATGTCGAGGATGCGGCCGGCCATCCGGTCGGGGTGGAACGTCTCGAAGTCGGTGAGCTTCTCGCCGGTCGAGGCGAACATGATCGGACGCCCGGTGATCGAGCGCACCGAGAGGGCCGCGCCACCGCGGGCGTCGCCGTCCAGCTTGGTCAGCACGACGCCGGTGAAGTCGACGCCCTCGAGGAAGGCCTGCGCGGTGACGACGGCGTCCTGGCCGATCATCGCGTCGATGACGAACAGCACCTCGTCGGGGTCGACGGCCGCACGGATGTCGGCGGCCTGCTGCATGAGCTCGGCGTCGATGCCGAGGCGTCCGGCGGTGTCGACGATGACGACGTCGTGGAGCGTGCGGCGTGCCTCGGCCAGACCGGCGGTCGCGACCTGGACCGGGTCACCGACGCCGTTGCCGGGCTCGGGCGCGAAGACCGAGACGCCGGCCTGCCCGCCGACGACCTGCAGCTGGGTGACGGCGTTGGGGCGCTGGAGGTCGCAGGCCACCAGCATCGGCGACTTGCCCTGCTCCTTGAGCCACAGCGCGAGCTTGCCGGCGAGGGTCGTCTTGCCGGCGCCCTGCAGGCCCGCGAGCATGATGACCGTGGGCGGGTTCTTGGCGTAGCGGATGCGGCGGGTCTCGCCGCCCAGGATCGTGACGAGCTCGTCGTTGACGATCTTGATGACCTGCTGCGCGGGGTTCAGCGCCTGGCTGACCTCGGCGCCCGAGGCCCGCTCCTTGACGTTGGCGATGAACTCGCGGACGACCGGTACCGCGACGTCGGCGTCCAGCAGGGCGACTCGGATCTCGCGGGCGACCGCGTCGATGTCGGCCTCGGAGAGTCGACCCTTGCCGCGCAGGTTCTTGAACGCTGACTGCAGGCGATCTTGCAGGGTGTCGAACATGGGGTTGTCGTCGTCCTCAGGAAGAAGGTGGGGGTCTGATCAACTCTAACCGAGGCCCCGAGCGCCCCTGCCGGTCCGGGGCGGTGCGTCGGCATCACGGTCACGTCAGGGCTGCTGCCAGGGCGTCGCGCAGCTTCTCGGCGGTAGGTCCGTCGAGACGGTTCCCGTCCACGTCGACGACGTAGAAGACGTCGCGGACCTCGTCCCCGTACGTCGACATGTGGGCCGAGCGGATCGACAGGCCGAGGGAGGCGATCTGGTCGCACACCGTCCACACGAGCCCCCTCCGGTCGTGCGCCCGGACCTCGACGACCGTGGCCGTCTCCGAGACGTTGCCGAGCAGTCGTACGCGGGCATCCTCCGCGTCGGGGATCGACGCGAGCTCGAGCCGGCCGGCCAGGTCGAGGTCCCCCGCCATCGCGGGCCGGAGGCGTTCGGTCAGGCGGGCCGGGTCGACGTCCTGGCGCGACACCTCCCACAGCGACACCGCGACGTCGCCGAGCGTGACGGTGCGCGCGGAGCGGATCGCGAGGCCGGCCAGCGCCAGTCCACCGGCGAGATCGGCCATGACGCCCCGGCGGTTCGCGGTGACGATCGTGAGCAGCGAGCCGCCCTGGTGCGGCTCGACCGTCAGCGTGAAGTCCGCGGGTCCCGTGGTCCCCCAGTCGGGGACCGGCACGTGGACAGGCCAGCCCTCGTACGCCTCGGCGTCCGGGCTGCCGACCGACTCGTCGAGGACGCCCCGGACCTTCTCGACGAGTCCTTCGATGAGCCCGCGTCGCCAGGTCGACCACGCACTCGCGCCGGTGGACTGGGCGTCCGAGGCCGTCAGGGCGGCCAGGAGGTCCAGGAAGTCCTCCGTGCCCACGATCTCCGCGACGTTCGCCGCGGTCGAGGGGTCCTCGATGTCACGTCGTGTCGCGATCGTCGGCAGCAGCAGGTGCCAGCGCACGAGGCGTCCCACGACGTCGGCGTCGGCCGCGTCGAACCCCCACCGCAGGGCGATGCGGGTCGCCATCGGCTCGCCCACCTCGGAGTGGTCGCCCGCGACGCCCTTGCCGATGTCGTGCAGCAGCGCGGCCACGGCCAGGAGGTCGGGACGGGCGACGTCGCGCTTGATCGCCGCGGCGTGGACGCACGCCTCCAGGCTGTGCCGGTCGACGGTGAAGCGATGCACCGGCGACGAGGACCCGCGCAGGCGGATGGGCGCCCACTCGGGCAGCACGCGGTCGACCACCCCGGCGAAGTCGAGCTCGTCCCACACGCGCACGAGCCCCGGTCCGGCGGTGAGCAGGTCGACCAAGTGTCGGCGGGCCGTGGGCGGCCAGGGATCGGGCAGCTCGCCCATCGTCCTGGCCAGCCGGACCGCGGACCCCGGGCCGAGGGGCAGACCCTCGCGTGCGGCGGCGGCCGCGGCCCGCAGGGCGAGCTCGGGGTCCGTCGCGGGATCGGCGTCCTTGGTCACGATGACCTCACCCGCGAGGACGCCGACCCCGTCGCCGAGGGGCAGGACCTTGGGGCCGCGGGACGTGATCGTCCCCTTGCGGGGCGGAGCGAGCGCGTCGTCCACCTTGCGCCAGGCCAGCGAGGCCAGGTGCGCGATCCGGCGACCGATCTGTCGGGTGTGCAGGTCGAGCTCCTCGGCCCCCATCCCCAGCACCGCCGCCACGTCGGGGATGACGTCCGCGTCGAGCCGCTCGACCCGGCGCCCCACGGTCTGGTGCAGGGCGTCGCGGACGTCGAGCAGGGAGCTGCGCAGCCACTCGGACTCCCCGTGCGGGACGTCGATGAGCCACGTCGCGACGAGCGCGCGCAGGATCACGCTGTCGCGCAGTCCCCCGCCCGACTCCTTCAGGTCGGGGACCGCGGCGTGCGCGAGCCAGCCGGCCCGCTCGATGCGGGCCTGACGTGCCTGGCGCACCTCCTCCACGCGGGTGCGGGCGTCTCGCCGCCAGTCCGCGAGGACCTCCGAGCGCAGGCCCAGGACCAGCCCCGAGTCACCGGCGACCGGGCGGGCATCGAGCATGCCCATCGCCGCGCGGTGGTCGCTCGCTGCGGCGTCGCGCATCTGGACGGTGTCCCGCACGGAGTGGTCGAGCGCCACCCCGTCGTCCCACAGCGGGTACCAGATGGCCTCGGCGACCTCGCGGACGACGGACTCCTCGACCGACGGGTCGTGCAGCAGGACGACGTCCAGGTCGCTGAAGGGAGAGAGCTCGGAGCGGCCGTACCCGCCGACCGCGACCAGCGCGAGTCCCCCGCCCTCCCGCGGGTCGCCCCCGCTGTCGGGCACCGCCGCCGCGAACAGCTGCCGCAGGCGCCGGTCGGCCTCCAGGGCCCGGTCGGCGCGGCGGCGGGCGAGATCGGGATGGTCGGTCACGAGCACAGGCTAGTGCGCCCCCACACGACGCTGGGCCTGACGTTTCGACGAACACGCCGTCGGCGTGTCTGCCAGAACGTCAGGCCCAGCG
Above is a genomic segment from Aeromicrobium chenweiae containing:
- a CDS encoding gluconate:H+ symporter, whose amino-acid sequence is MNLAALATAAAPEPVEAVAGTGQLIAAALIGIAVLVIAITYFKLHPFLALILGALTVGAIAGRAMLDVVASFSAGVGSTVSGVGVLIALGAMFGKLLADSGGADQIVDTIVGRSSQRMLPWSMAAIGAIIGLPMFFEIGLVLLMPVIFLVAKRAERSIISLGIPALAGLSAMHGFVPPHPGPLAAIDLVDANLGLTLGLGVLVAIPTIVLAGPVFARFADRWVPVPAGDLYDASTEKRERRPSFGITLATVLLPVVLMMGKAFGDIAVDDGTTLRSILDFIGEPFVALLIAVLVAVFTFGIGTGMSKEDVSDVLSSSLPPIAGIILIVGAGGGFKQTLVDTGIAEVVADFVRDSGVSVLLIAWLVAVVIRVATGSATVATITAAGIMVPIAADLPSGEVSLLVLAIGAGSVFFSHVNDAGFWLVKEYFGLTVGQTIKSWSIMETVLSVSGLVVVLALNLVV
- a CDS encoding gluconokinase — protein: MGATPLVVVMGISGVGKSAVGHELADRFGIEYEDGDAFHSEANIAKMSAGTPLTDEDRWPWLEDIGRWLADHDGSGGVVSCSALRRAYRDVLVDAAPRVVFLHLTGGHDLIKSRMDHREHFMPSSLLQSQEETLEPLQDDERGWAFDITPNPAEIVDAFIARAGLSEGDDA
- the ffh gene encoding signal recognition particle protein gives rise to the protein MFDTLQDRLQSAFKNLRGKGRLSEADIDAVAREIRVALLDADVAVPVVREFIANVKERASGAEVSQALNPAQQVIKIVNDELVTILGGETRRIRYAKNPPTVIMLAGLQGAGKTTLAGKLALWLKEQGKSPMLVACDLQRPNAVTQLQVVGGQAGVSVFAPEPGNGVGDPVQVATAGLAEARRTLHDVVIVDTAGRLGIDAELMQQAADIRAAVDPDEVLFVIDAMIGQDAVVTAQAFLEGVDFTGVVLTKLDGDARGGAALSVRSITGRPIMFASTGEKLTDFETFHPDRMAGRILDMGDMLTLIEQAEKAFDADQAAKDAERLMGGSFTMDDLLKQLEGIAKLGSMSKVMGMIPGMGQYKEQINNFDERQFDKIKAIIKSMTPAERDNPKIIDGSRRLRISKGSGTEVKDVNSLVDQFFGMQKMMQQMAKGGGIPGMPGIPGMPGKRAGAKQKPQQKKKGKRVSGNPAKRAAQATSAPKNEGANAFGFPAQGGQDFELPKELKDLL
- a CDS encoding [protein-PII] uridylyltransferase — encoded protein: MTDHPDLARRRADRALEADRRLRQLFAAAVPDSGGDPREGGGLALVAVGGYGRSELSPFSDLDVVLLHDPSVEESVVREVAEAIWYPLWDDGVALDHSVRDTVQMRDAAASDHRAAMGMLDARPVAGDSGLVLGLRSEVLADWRRDARTRVEEVRQARQARIERAGWLAHAAVPDLKESGGGLRDSVILRALVATWLIDVPHGESEWLRSSLLDVRDALHQTVGRRVERLDADVIPDVAAVLGMGAEELDLHTRQIGRRIAHLASLAWRKVDDALAPPRKGTITSRGPKVLPLGDGVGVLAGEVIVTKDADPATDPELALRAAAAAAREGLPLGPGSAVRLARTMGELPDPWPPTARRHLVDLLTAGPGLVRVWDELDFAGVVDRVLPEWAPIRLRGSSSPVHRFTVDRHSLEACVHAAAIKRDVARPDLLAVAALLHDIGKGVAGDHSEVGEPMATRIALRWGFDAADADVVGRLVRWHLLLPTIATRRDIEDPSTAANVAEIVGTEDFLDLLAALTASDAQSTGASAWSTWRRGLIEGLVEKVRGVLDESVGSPDAEAYEGWPVHVPVPDWGTTGPADFTLTVEPHQGGSLLTIVTANRRGVMADLAGGLALAGLAIRSARTVTLGDVAVSLWEVSRQDVDPARLTERLRPAMAGDLDLAGRLELASIPDAEDARVRLLGNVSETATVVEVRAHDRRGLVWTVCDQIASLGLSIRSAHMSTYGDEVRDVFYVVDVDGNRLDGPTAEKLRDALAAALT